From a single Polynucleobacter asymbioticus QLW-P1DMWA-1 genomic region:
- a CDS encoding YeeE/YedE family protein has protein sequence MRKHFGLVSQYAIGVLFGWGLIISGMSNPKKVLGFLDIAGSWDPSLIFVMVGAILVGLGGFYVVSKRSEAFFGGALHVPTRRDITKPLVIGSFVFGIGWGIAGICPGPAIVALGAGYLKAFVFIVAMLVGMKVCERFFSAHKQKPKQA, from the coding sequence ATGAGAAAACATTTTGGACTCGTTAGCCAGTACGCAATTGGTGTCTTATTTGGCTGGGGATTAATTATTTCCGGGATGAGCAATCCCAAAAAGGTCTTAGGCTTTCTTGATATCGCTGGATCTTGGGATCCTTCTCTGATATTTGTGATGGTTGGCGCAATCCTGGTTGGTTTAGGTGGCTTTTATGTTGTAAGCAAAAGAAGTGAAGCCTTTTTCGGGGGTGCTTTGCATGTTCCTACTAGGCGTGATATTACTAAGCCATTAGTTATTGGCAGCTTTGTTTTTGGTATTGGCTGGGGAATAGCAGGTATTTGTCCTGGACCAGCTATTGTTGCCTTGGGTGCTGGTTATTTAAAGGCTTTTGTATTTATCGTGGCGATGCTGGTGGGAATGAAAGTATGTGAGCGATTCTTTAGTGCCCATAAGCAAAAACCAAAACAAGCATAA
- a CDS encoding TIGR01244 family sulfur transferase gives MKFIKNLFKTEGVMSLPISCHNAQFGTLGQIEPIHLAEIAKQGYKSVINNRPDGEGGPDQPKNADIQAEAEKLGLNYAYLPVVSGAITPEQVIEMARLLATMPEPVLAFCRSGARSTNLYQLALQVR, from the coding sequence ATGAAATTTATCAAAAATTTATTTAAAACAGAGGGTGTGATGAGTCTTCCAATTTCTTGCCATAATGCACAATTCGGTACTCTTGGCCAAATCGAGCCAATTCATTTAGCAGAGATTGCTAAACAAGGCTATAAAAGTGTCATTAATAATCGTCCAGACGGTGAGGGTGGCCCTGATCAGCCAAAGAATGCTGATATACAGGCTGAAGCAGAAAAGCTAGGCTTAAATTACGCATACTTGCCGGTAGTCTCTGGCGCTATTACGCCTGAGCAAGTAATTGAGATGGCGCGTTTATTGGCAACAATGCCCGAACCAGTACTGGCATTCTGCCGCTCTGGAGCACGGTCAACTAATTTGTATCAACTTGCATTGCAAGTTAGATAA
- a CDS encoding DsrE family protein, whose product MKKLINLFLATILTFGLGSMAFAQHTGATKVVYHIDDAESQGLKGLRNIRNHLDTAPDTTIIVVTHANGVDLLMEGAKDKKNNIEYAPLIGALKSRGVKFEVCEITLKNRNLKKDQFILDADFTPSGVVRVADLQYKDGFAYIKP is encoded by the coding sequence ATGAAAAAACTCATCAACTTATTTCTTGCCACCATACTGACTTTTGGTCTTGGTTCAATGGCATTTGCACAGCACACAGGCGCAACAAAAGTGGTTTATCACATTGATGATGCTGAATCACAAGGTCTAAAGGGGTTGCGTAATATTCGTAACCATTTGGATACGGCCCCTGATACCACCATCATTGTCGTCACCCATGCCAATGGCGTTGATTTATTGATGGAAGGTGCTAAAGACAAGAAAAATAATATCGAGTACGCACCACTGATTGGGGCATTGAAGTCTCGTGGCGTCAAATTTGAAGTATGTGAAATTACTTTAAAAAATCGCAATCTTAAGAAAGATCAATTTATTCTCGATGCTGATTTCACTCCATCAGGTGTTGTTCGTGTTGCGGACTTGCAATACAAGGATGGCTTTGCTTATATCAAGCCATAA
- a CDS encoding MBL fold metallo-hydrolase gives MGSSANQNFISNAGFVVTPGGVVVVDALGSPILAQKLIAEIKKVTNQKVVAVIVSHYHADHVYGLQEFKKIGATIYAQGEGRNYLSSETAKQRLIASRIDFSPWVNANTKLISADVWIDQKTKLTIGGIDFYITRVGPAHAPEDLMVYVPSEKVLFAGDLVFRGRIPFVGNADSKGWLHALDEIEQLKPNIVIPGHGAYSVNPAQDIAFTRSYLKYLRESMTPAAINMDPFEEAYKQADWSEYEGMPLFRAANRMNAYNVYLSIQAE, from the coding sequence ATGGGAAGTAGTGCAAATCAAAACTTTATATCTAATGCTGGTTTTGTAGTCACCCCCGGCGGTGTAGTGGTGGTGGATGCTTTGGGCTCGCCCATTCTTGCGCAAAAGCTAATTGCTGAAATTAAGAAGGTCACGAATCAAAAAGTCGTTGCAGTCATCGTAAGCCACTATCACGCAGACCATGTTTATGGATTGCAGGAATTTAAAAAAATCGGTGCAACGATTTATGCCCAAGGCGAGGGTAGAAATTACCTTTCTTCTGAAACAGCAAAGCAACGATTAATCGCGTCACGAATTGATTTTTCACCTTGGGTAAATGCCAACACAAAATTAATTTCAGCCGATGTTTGGATCGATCAAAAGACTAAATTGACTATTGGTGGAATAGATTTTTACATCACCCGTGTTGGTCCAGCTCACGCTCCTGAAGATTTGATGGTGTATGTGCCCTCAGAAAAAGTACTCTTTGCTGGAGATTTGGTATTTCGGGGTCGCATTCCTTTTGTGGGTAATGCAGATAGCAAGGGGTGGCTACACGCATTGGATGAAATCGAGCAACTTAAGCCTAATATTGTTATTCCGGGTCACGGAGCTTATTCAGTCAATCCAGCCCAAGATATTGCATTTACTCGAAGCTACCTCAAGTATTTACGAGAATCGATGACGCCCGCAGCAATTAATATGGATCCTTTTGAAGAGGCCTATAAGCAGGCCGACTGGTCTGAATATGAAGGTATGCCTTTATTTAGAGCGGCTAATCGCATGAATGCCTATAACGTTTATTTATCGATTCAGGCGGAATAA
- a CDS encoding acyl-CoA thioesterase → MRIDIPSERKLVHEMITPIRWGDMDAYGHVNNTIYFRYMEQARVEWITSLGYQVAPGRNSMLMMNGFCNFYKQLSYPGELILKTSIGAIGRTSMDVYTSMALTTDPETEAAIGGATMVWVDLTTNKSAPWPDDILQKLR, encoded by the coding sequence ATGCGCATTGATATACCTTCGGAGCGCAAGCTCGTTCATGAGATGATCACCCCCATTCGTTGGGGTGATATGGATGCATATGGCCATGTTAATAATACGATTTACTTTCGTTATATGGAGCAGGCGCGAGTAGAGTGGATTACTTCCTTGGGCTATCAAGTAGCTCCTGGCAGAAATTCTATGTTGATGATGAACGGTTTTTGTAACTTCTACAAACAGCTTTCTTATCCTGGAGAGCTCATTCTCAAAACTTCTATTGGCGCTATCGGGCGAACTAGTATGGATGTCTACACCAGTATGGCCTTGACGACTGACCCAGAGACAGAAGCAGCTATTGGAGGTGCAACTATGGTCTGGGTAGATCTGACTACCAATAAGTCCGCGCCTTGGCCAGACGATATCTTGCAGAAGTTACGCTAG
- a CDS encoding YeeE/YedE family protein, giving the protein MQIDWLSFTPIPSLLGGMMLGVAAALYVVLHGRILGISGIVSGLIHPKAGDITWRLSLVLGLLSAPFLAALIFDIRPIIQIDTEWLGIITAGLLVGFGVQYGSGCTSGHGICGLSRLSPRSLVATLTFMGAGFITVFVLRHLIGA; this is encoded by the coding sequence ATGCAAATCGACTGGCTTTCGTTTACACCCATTCCATCCTTACTTGGTGGAATGATGCTAGGTGTAGCAGCGGCGCTTTATGTAGTACTTCATGGCCGAATCTTAGGAATCAGCGGTATTGTTTCTGGCTTGATCCATCCCAAAGCAGGGGACATCACGTGGCGGCTTAGCTTAGTGCTTGGATTATTGTCTGCCCCTTTTTTGGCGGCCTTAATTTTTGATATTCGCCCCATTATTCAGATTGATACAGAGTGGCTTGGAATCATAACAGCCGGTTTACTGGTTGGCTTTGGCGTTCAATATGGCTCAGGTTGTACTAGTGGTCATGGTATTTGTGGTTTATCCAGACTGTCACCACGTTCTTTGGTTGCAACTCTGACGTTTATGGGCGCAGGCTTTATAACGGTGTTCGTTTTGCGTCATTTGATCGGAGCCTGA
- a CDS encoding YeeE/YedE family protein — protein MEVLDIHSLGKAVLWTTFAITFALGMVMQKTGFCTMGAISDVFIISSWNRLRQWFLAIGVAILGFTFLAHLGLIDSLKTIYTSNKFLWLSTIVGSILFGMGMVLASGCGSKTLVRIGGGNLKSVIVFMVLGLTAYMTLRGFLGVIRINTLDTVFITFASPQDLPSLLSAPLGMARANLHLALGLIIGIAFIAYALADKAFRTAENIFAGISVGLAITAVWWVSGSLGHLAEDPNTLEEVFLLTNSGKMESLSFVAPYAYSLDWLMMYSDTSKVLTIGIVAVVGMILGSAVVAVMTKSFRWESFHNSEDTANHLVGAALMGFGGVTALGCTVGQGLSGISTLALGSLLALPGFIFGGYLGVRYLQMRLAPNPCS, from the coding sequence ATGGAAGTCCTTGATATCCACTCTTTAGGAAAAGCAGTTCTTTGGACAACTTTTGCTATTACTTTTGCACTTGGTATGGTGATGCAAAAAACGGGTTTTTGCACCATGGGTGCCATCTCCGATGTTTTTATTATTTCCAGCTGGAATCGATTAAGGCAGTGGTTCCTAGCGATTGGAGTGGCCATTCTTGGTTTTACATTCTTGGCTCACTTAGGTTTGATTGATTCTTTGAAGACGATCTACACAAGCAATAAGTTTTTGTGGCTCTCAACGATTGTAGGAAGTATTTTATTTGGCATGGGTATGGTGCTTGCATCTGGCTGTGGTAGCAAGACCCTGGTGCGTATTGGCGGCGGCAATTTAAAGTCAGTGATTGTCTTTATGGTTTTGGGTTTAACTGCATACATGACTTTGCGAGGATTTTTAGGTGTTATTCGGATCAATACTTTAGACACTGTATTTATCACATTCGCTTCACCACAAGATTTGCCCAGCCTACTTTCAGCACCACTTGGCATGGCGAGAGCAAATTTGCATTTAGCGCTTGGCTTGATTATTGGAATTGCATTTATTGCGTATGCTTTAGCGGATAAAGCATTTAGAACTGCAGAAAATATTTTTGCTGGTATTTCGGTCGGTCTTGCCATTACTGCCGTTTGGTGGGTATCAGGCAGCCTTGGACACCTTGCCGAGGATCCAAATACGCTTGAGGAAGTATTTTTACTCACTAATTCCGGGAAGATGGAGAGTCTTTCATTTGTTGCACCATATGCTTATTCTTTGGATTGGTTAATGATGTATAGCGATACCTCTAAAGTACTTACGATTGGCATTGTTGCGGTTGTCGGGATGATTTTGGGATCTGCAGTCGTTGCAGTCATGACTAAATCTTTTCGTTGGGAATCATTTCATAATTCAGAAGATACGGCTAATCATTTGGTTGGAGCAGCCCTGATGGGCTTTGGTGGTGTCACTGCGTTAGGATGTACAGTGGGTCAAGGTTTAAGTGGCATATCTACTCTAGCCCTAGGTTCTTTATTGGCGTTACCAGGATTTATTTTTGGTGGTTATTTAGGTGTACGCTATCTACAGATGCGTTTAGCACCCAATCCTTGCAGTTAA
- the soxB gene encoding thiosulfohydrolase SoxB: protein MSLSRRDFLQALAIASAGGMSLQSNFVSAQSNAQKFYDLPKFGNVHFLHFTDCHAQLLPIYFREPNVNIGIGSQEGKTPHLVGEYFLKANGIAPDTRDAHAFTYLDYVAAAQNYGKMGGFAHMATLIKQMKANRPGALLLDGGDTWQGSGTALWTNGQDMVDAALALGVDVMTPHWEMTLGEKRVMEIVNGDFKGKVSFIAQNIKTADFGDSVFNPYVMKVQNGIQVAIIGQAFPYTPIANPRYFTPDWTFGIQEENLQKTINEVKAKGAKVVVLLSHNGMDVDLKMASRVSGLDAIMGGHTHDGVPIPVKVKNSGGVTLVTNAGSNSKFLGVLDFDVKGGKAVDFRYKLFPIFSNMIPADPAMNKLIAKVRAPYETKLNEKLATTEGLLYRRGNFNGSFDQLILDGLMSQKNAEIAFSPGFRWGTSLLPGQAITRENLLDQTAITYPYTTVTNMTGETIKTILEDVADNLFNPDPYYQQGGDMVRVGGMQYTIDPVQSAGNRISDMRLNGKSIEASKTYKVAGWAPVSEEAKNAGGEPIWDVIERHLKDVKVVKAVKLNEPVVKGVANNPGMAPI, encoded by the coding sequence ATGTCATTAAGTCGTCGCGATTTTTTGCAAGCTTTAGCTATAGCATCTGCAGGAGGGATGAGCCTCCAATCTAATTTTGTAAGCGCTCAAAGTAATGCGCAAAAATTTTATGATTTGCCTAAATTTGGTAACGTCCATTTTTTGCATTTCACAGACTGCCATGCTCAGTTATTGCCAATTTACTTCCGTGAACCTAATGTAAATATTGGGATTGGTTCGCAAGAAGGCAAAACACCGCACCTAGTAGGCGAATACTTTTTAAAGGCAAATGGTATTGCCCCGGACACTCGTGATGCGCACGCTTTTACATACTTAGACTATGTCGCTGCAGCACAGAATTACGGCAAGATGGGTGGCTTTGCTCACATGGCAACCCTCATTAAACAAATGAAGGCAAATCGCCCTGGTGCGTTATTGCTTGATGGAGGAGATACTTGGCAGGGATCAGGTACAGCCCTCTGGACTAATGGCCAGGATATGGTTGATGCAGCACTTGCATTGGGTGTTGACGTAATGACGCCTCACTGGGAAATGACTCTGGGTGAAAAGCGTGTAATGGAGATCGTAAACGGCGATTTCAAAGGTAAAGTTTCGTTTATTGCGCAAAATATTAAGACGGCAGATTTTGGCGATTCTGTTTTTAATCCATATGTTATGAAAGTACAAAATGGCATTCAAGTTGCCATTATTGGACAGGCATTCCCCTATACCCCAATTGCAAACCCCCGTTACTTCACGCCTGATTGGACCTTTGGTATTCAGGAAGAAAATCTTCAAAAAACAATCAATGAGGTTAAAGCTAAGGGCGCTAAAGTAGTCGTCTTGCTTTCTCACAATGGTATGGATGTTGATTTGAAGATGGCTTCCCGTGTGAGTGGTTTAGATGCAATTATGGGCGGCCATACTCATGACGGCGTTCCTATCCCAGTAAAGGTTAAGAATTCTGGAGGTGTAACCCTAGTTACTAATGCTGGCTCTAACAGTAAGTTCTTGGGTGTTTTAGATTTTGATGTGAAGGGTGGCAAGGCTGTAGATTTCCGCTATAAACTTTTCCCTATCTTCTCAAACATGATTCCTGCCGATCCAGCAATGAATAAGTTGATAGCAAAGGTCAGGGCACCTTATGAAACTAAGCTAAATGAGAAATTAGCAACTACCGAAGGTCTTCTGTATCGTCGCGGTAACTTTAATGGTAGTTTTGATCAACTGATTCTTGATGGTCTGATGTCTCAGAAGAATGCTGAGATTGCCTTCTCTCCAGGATTCCGCTGGGGAACAAGTCTATTGCCAGGTCAAGCCATTACACGTGAAAACCTGTTAGATCAAACAGCCATTACTTACCCGTACACCACTGTTACTAATATGACTGGTGAAACCATTAAAACTATCCTAGAAGATGTGGCGGATAACTTATTCAACCCAGATCCTTACTATCAACAAGGAGGTGATATGGTGCGCGTAGGGGGTATGCAATACACCATCGATCCAGTCCAGAGCGCTGGAAATCGCATCTCGGATATGCGTTTAAATGGCAAATCTATTGAAGCTAGCAAGACATATAAGGTTGCCGGTTGGGCGCCTGTAAGTGAAGAGGCTAAAAACGCTGGTGGTGAGCCAATTTGGGATGTGATTGAACGTCACCTAAAAGATGTGAAGGTTGTCAAAGCAGTGAAACTCAATGAGCCCGTTGTTAAAGGGGTTGCTAACAACCCTGGTATGGCTCCTATTTAA
- the mnmH gene encoding tRNA 2-selenouridine(34) synthase MnmH codes for MQPSNPHILKLDQFLTELNQFDLVIDVRSPAEFALDHIPGAVNYPVLSNEERIQIGTLYKQVSPFAAKKLGAALVSRNIANHLENHLLDLPREWRPLIYCWRGGERSGAFTHILNRIGWKAKQLEGGYQGFRRTVIDGLEEAAKQYTFLVVCGMTGSGKTRILQEAQKLGAQVLDLEALAIHRGSVLGNEPNIEQPSQKAFETELWNAFRTLDPSKTVLVESESKKVGGVHIPDALMEKIRNGACIELRSSTQTRVSWLIREYHHFLSDTDNFKAKLALLTAHYGKVQIAKWNEAIDAGHFPELVEELLVKHYDPSYQSSIVRNFPQYKIENFVQLENDGDEAFAKAAKVIVMRIDSPICNLKSV; via the coding sequence ATGCAACCTAGTAATCCCCATATTCTTAAATTAGATCAATTTCTTACAGAGTTAAATCAGTTTGATCTTGTGATTGATGTGAGATCACCTGCAGAATTTGCGTTAGACCATATTCCTGGAGCGGTAAATTATCCCGTTCTGAGCAATGAAGAGCGCATCCAAATCGGTACCTTGTATAAACAAGTCTCACCGTTTGCCGCTAAAAAACTGGGTGCCGCATTGGTCTCTCGCAATATTGCCAATCATCTGGAAAATCACTTACTAGACTTGCCACGTGAATGGCGCCCATTAATTTATTGCTGGCGCGGCGGCGAGAGAAGTGGTGCCTTTACCCATATTCTCAATCGGATAGGTTGGAAGGCCAAACAGCTCGAAGGTGGCTATCAAGGTTTTAGGCGGACAGTGATTGATGGTCTGGAAGAAGCTGCTAAGCAATATACATTTTTGGTTGTATGTGGAATGACGGGTAGCGGTAAGACGAGAATTTTGCAAGAGGCTCAGAAGCTAGGCGCGCAAGTTTTGGACCTTGAAGCCCTGGCAATTCATCGGGGTTCAGTGCTGGGTAATGAGCCCAATATTGAGCAGCCCTCACAAAAAGCCTTTGAAACAGAGCTATGGAATGCTTTCCGTACTTTAGATCCTAGCAAGACTGTATTGGTTGAGTCTGAAAGCAAGAAGGTTGGGGGTGTACATATCCCCGACGCATTGATGGAAAAAATTCGCAATGGCGCCTGCATTGAGTTGAGGTCTAGTACTCAGACGCGGGTATCGTGGTTGATTCGTGAGTACCATCATTTTTTGAGTGATACCGATAATTTCAAAGCCAAATTAGCTTTGCTCACAGCGCATTACGGAAAAGTACAAATTGCTAAATGGAATGAAGCAATTGATGCAGGTCATTTTCCAGAATTAGTTGAGGAGTTGTTGGTCAAGCACTATGACCCGTCTTATCAATCATCTATTGTGCGTAACTTTCCTCAATACAAAATTGAGAACTTTGTGCAGCTAGAAAATGATGGTGATGAGGCCTTTGCTAAAGCAGCGAAGGTAATTGTGATGCGCATTGACTCCCCCATATGTAACCTGAAATCAGTTTGA